In one Shinella zoogloeoides genomic region, the following are encoded:
- a CDS encoding Trm112 family protein, producing the protein MDAITSRVDPKLLELLVCPLTKGRLTYDAKAGELVSEKARLAYPIRDGIPIMLISEAREIKD; encoded by the coding sequence ATGGACGCCATCACCAGCCGGGTCGATCCCAAGCTGCTCGAGCTTCTCGTCTGCCCGCTGACCAAGGGGCGGCTGACCTATGACGCGAAGGCTGGCGAACTCGTTTCGGAAAAGGCGAGGCTCGCCTATCCGATCCGCGACGGTATCCCGATCATGCTGATTTCCGAGGCGCGCGAGATCAAGGATTGA
- a CDS encoding thioredoxin family protein: MSAGDNPYASSYGGQMNVSASYGGAAPADDLIKDTTTANFTRDVLEASRQQPVLVDFWAPWCGPCKQLQPLIEKVVGESAGRVKLVKLNIDDHPSIPGQLGIQSIPAVVAFVGGRPVDGFMGAVPESQIRAFIDKIAGPAGADEKAEMEALLAEAKSLFEAGDLAGAADLYGALLQADPENPAALAGIADCMIAAGQPENARQLLAGVSPEVAADPAVAAIVKKLDQIEEARKLGDPAALEHTLAQDPDDHAARLKLAKIRNVEGDRQAAADHLLLIMKRDRAFEDDGARRELLQFFEVWGPKDPATIAARRKLSSILFS, translated from the coding sequence ATGAGTGCAGGCGACAACCCCTATGCATCGTCCTATGGCGGGCAGATGAACGTTTCGGCGAGCTATGGCGGCGCGGCACCGGCGGATGACCTGATCAAGGACACGACGACGGCGAATTTCACGCGTGACGTGCTGGAGGCTTCGCGCCAGCAGCCCGTCCTCGTCGATTTCTGGGCGCCCTGGTGCGGCCCCTGCAAGCAGCTCCAGCCGCTCATCGAGAAGGTCGTGGGCGAGAGTGCCGGCCGGGTGAAGCTCGTCAAGCTGAACATCGACGACCATCCCTCCATTCCCGGCCAGCTCGGCATCCAGTCGATTCCTGCCGTCGTCGCCTTCGTCGGCGGCCGGCCGGTGGACGGTTTCATGGGCGCGGTGCCCGAGAGCCAGATCCGTGCCTTCATCGACAAGATCGCCGGCCCGGCGGGCGCCGACGAGAAGGCCGAGATGGAGGCGCTGCTTGCCGAGGCGAAAAGCCTGTTCGAGGCGGGCGACCTTGCCGGCGCGGCCGATCTCTACGGCGCGCTGCTTCAGGCCGATCCGGAAAACCCGGCGGCGCTGGCCGGCATCGCCGATTGCATGATCGCGGCCGGGCAACCGGAGAACGCGCGTCAGCTCCTCGCGGGCGTCTCGCCGGAGGTCGCTGCCGATCCCGCCGTCGCGGCTATCGTCAAGAAGCTCGACCAGATCGAAGAGGCGCGCAAGCTCGGCGATCCCGCGGCGCTGGAACACACGCTGGCGCAGGATCCCGACGACCATGCCGCGCGGCTGAAGCTCGCGAAGATCCGCAATGTCGAGGGCGACCGCCAGGCGGCGGCCGATCACCTGCTCCTCATCATGAAGCGCGACCGCGCCTTTGAGGACGACGGCGCGCGCCGCGAGCTGCTGCAGTTCTTCGAGGTCTGGGGCCCCAAGGATCCGGCGACGATCGCCGCCCGCCGCAAGCTGTCGTCGATCCTGTTCTCCTGA
- a CDS encoding ubiquinone biosynthesis hydroxylase: MLDVLVAGGGYVGLSLAVAVKKAAPHLAVEVVDGAPGHWQKDERASAIVAAARNLFDVLGVWDEIAPEAEPIRRMVITDSRTADPVRPVFLTFEGAGSGDDGQPFAHMVPNRAMTGSLLCQAEILGIPVRWSTSADGFTTGQHATAVRLSDGTERRTRLLVACDGVRSRLRDMAGIKTVHFDYGQSGIVTTVEHERPHEGTAEEHFLPAGPFATLPLTGSRSSLVWTERNEDARRLVESDDLVFEEELERRFGHKLGTLKVVGGRRAFPLGLTLARAFVAPRFALAGDAAHGIHPISGQGLNLGFKDVAALAETIVEADRLGLDIGAMSVLERYETWRRFDTVRMGITTDVLNRLFSNDVTPLRVLRDVGLGVVDRLPGLKSFFIRQAEGTDGAGHPRMLVGQRI, encoded by the coding sequence ATGCTGGACGTTCTTGTCGCCGGCGGCGGCTATGTCGGCCTGTCGCTGGCCGTTGCCGTCAAGAAGGCGGCGCCGCATCTCGCCGTCGAGGTGGTGGATGGCGCGCCGGGCCATTGGCAGAAGGACGAGCGCGCCTCGGCGATCGTCGCCGCCGCCCGCAACCTGTTCGACGTGCTCGGCGTCTGGGACGAGATCGCCCCCGAGGCGGAGCCGATCCGCCGCATGGTCATCACCGATTCGCGCACGGCCGATCCCGTCCGCCCCGTCTTCCTCACCTTCGAGGGCGCCGGCTCCGGTGACGACGGCCAGCCCTTCGCCCATATGGTGCCGAACCGCGCCATGACCGGCAGCCTGCTGTGCCAGGCCGAAATCCTCGGCATTCCCGTCCGCTGGTCCACGTCGGCGGACGGCTTTACGACGGGCCAGCATGCGACGGCCGTGCGCCTTTCCGACGGCACGGAGCGCCGGACCCGCCTCCTCGTCGCCTGCGACGGCGTGCGCTCCAGGCTGCGCGACATGGCCGGCATCAAGACCGTGCATTTCGACTACGGCCAGTCCGGCATCGTCACCACCGTGGAGCACGAGCGCCCGCACGAGGGCACGGCGGAAGAGCATTTCCTGCCCGCCGGCCCCTTCGCCACGCTGCCGCTCACCGGCAGCCGCTCCTCGCTGGTCTGGACAGAGCGCAACGAGGACGCCCGCCGCCTCGTCGAGAGCGACGATCTGGTCTTCGAAGAGGAGCTGGAGCGCCGCTTCGGCCACAAGCTGGGAACGCTGAAGGTCGTCGGCGGCCGCCGCGCCTTCCCGCTCGGCCTGACGCTTGCCCGCGCCTTCGTCGCCCCGCGCTTTGCGCTCGCCGGCGATGCAGCGCACGGCATCCACCCGATTTCCGGCCAGGGCCTCAATCTCGGCTTCAAGGATGTGGCGGCGCTCGCCGAGACCATCGTCGAAGCCGACCGCCTCGGCCTCGATATCGGCGCGATGTCGGTGCTGGAGCGCTACGAGACCTGGCGGCGCTTCGACACGGTGCGCATGGGCATCACCACGGACGTGCTGAACCGCCTGTTCTCCAACGACGTGACGCCGCTGCGCGTGCTGCGCGACGTCGGCCTCGGCGTCGTCGACCGCCTGCCGGGCCTCAAATCCTTCTTCATCCGCCAGGCGGAAGGCACGGACGGCGCCGGCCACCCCCGCATGCTGGTGGGACAGCGGATTTGA
- a CDS encoding ammonium transporter — protein sequence MSSFTLTNSLSRLAAASTALLAPVVAFAQETAPAATEAAAAAPVPDKADTAFMFLATLLVFFMLIPGLALFYGGLVRTKNMLSVLMQCTVIGAMMMIVWVTYGYSFAFGGSTSPYFGGFAKMFLSGVTVDSTAATFTDGVVIPEYIFMLFQMTFAALTPALIVGAFAERVKFSAVLIFTVLWATFVYFPIAHMVWDANGLIFNMGALDFAGGTVVHINAGVAGLIGAIMVGKRTGFGKDMMAPHSMTLTLVGAAMLWFGWFGFNAGSNLEASGGAVLATVNTFVATAAAILAWSVVETFTRGKASLLGAASGMIAGLVAVTPAAGSVGPFGAIVLGLIVSPVCYFFVAVVKNKFGYDDTADVFGVHGVGGLIGALGTGILTAPSLGGTGGEDFSIASQFMTQLTAVAITIVWCGVVSAILYKVVDLVVGLRVSVEAEREGLDLSSHGEAAYHS from the coding sequence ATGTCTTCATTCACGCTTACCAATAGCCTCTCCCGCCTGGCCGCGGCCTCGACGGCCCTGCTCGCGCCGGTCGTCGCCTTCGCGCAGGAAACCGCACCGGCCGCCACGGAGGCGGCCGCCGCCGCGCCCGTGCCGGACAAGGCGGACACCGCCTTCATGTTTCTCGCCACACTCCTCGTCTTCTTCATGCTGATCCCCGGCCTCGCCCTCTTCTACGGCGGCCTGGTGCGCACCAAGAACATGCTGTCGGTCCTCATGCAGTGCACCGTCATCGGCGCCATGATGATGATCGTCTGGGTCACCTACGGCTATTCGTTCGCCTTCGGCGGCTCCACGAGCCCCTATTTCGGCGGCTTCGCCAAGATGTTCCTGTCCGGCGTGACCGTCGATAGCACGGCCGCGACTTTCACCGACGGCGTCGTCATCCCGGAATACATCTTCATGCTGTTCCAGATGACCTTCGCGGCGCTGACACCCGCGCTCATCGTCGGTGCCTTCGCCGAACGCGTCAAATTCTCGGCAGTGCTCATCTTCACGGTCCTCTGGGCGACCTTCGTCTATTTCCCGATCGCCCACATGGTGTGGGACGCCAACGGCCTGATCTTCAACATGGGCGCGCTCGATTTTGCAGGCGGCACCGTCGTGCACATCAATGCCGGCGTCGCCGGCCTCATCGGTGCGATCATGGTCGGCAAGCGCACCGGCTTCGGCAAGGACATGATGGCGCCCCACTCCATGACGCTCACCCTCGTCGGTGCCGCCATGCTGTGGTTCGGCTGGTTCGGCTTCAATGCCGGCTCCAACCTCGAAGCGTCCGGCGGCGCGGTCCTCGCCACCGTCAACACCTTCGTCGCGACGGCGGCCGCGATCCTCGCCTGGTCGGTCGTCGAGACCTTCACCCGCGGCAAGGCCTCGCTGCTCGGCGCCGCCTCGGGCATGATCGCCGGCCTCGTCGCCGTCACCCCGGCCGCCGGCTCGGTCGGCCCGTTCGGCGCCATCGTGCTCGGCCTCATCGTCTCGCCGGTCTGCTACTTCTTCGTCGCCGTCGTGAAGAACAAGTTCGGCTATGACGACACGGCCGACGTCTTCGGCGTCCATGGTGTCGGCGGCCTCATCGGCGCGCTCGGCACCGGCATCCTCACCGCCCCGTCGCTCGGCGGCACGGGCGGGGAGGACTTCTCCATCGCCTCGCAGTTCATGACGCAGCTCACCGCCGTCGCCATCACGATTGTCTGGTGCGGCGTCGTCTCGGCGATCCTCTACAAGGTCGTCGACCTCGTCGTCGGGCTGCGGGTCTCCGTCGAAGCCGAGCGCGAGGGCCTCGACCTCTCGTCCCACGGCGAAGCGGCCTATCATTCCTGA
- a CDS encoding P-II family nitrogen regulator translates to MGNQMKIVMAIIKPFKLDEVREALTAVGIQGLTVTEVKGYGRQKGHTEIYRGTEYAVSFLPKLKIEIAVSGDIVDTAVEAIAAAAKTGQIGDGKIFVYAIDHAVRIRTGETDSEAL, encoded by the coding sequence ATGGGAAACCAGATGAAAATCGTAATGGCCATTATCAAGCCGTTCAAACTCGATGAGGTGCGCGAGGCCCTCACCGCCGTCGGCATCCAGGGCCTGACCGTGACCGAGGTGAAGGGTTACGGTCGCCAGAAGGGGCATACGGAAATCTACCGCGGCACCGAATATGCCGTCAGCTTCCTGCCGAAACTGAAGATCGAGATCGCCGTGTCGGGCGACATCGTCGATACCGCGGTCGAGGCGATCGCTGCGGCCGCCAAGACCGGCCAGATCGGCGACGGCAAGATCTTCGTCTACGCCATCGACCATGCCGTGCGCATCCGCACCGGCGAAACCGATTCCGAAGCGCTCTAA
- a CDS encoding prolyl-tRNA synthetase associated domain-containing protein, whose product MSDAQPKTDKDLFQFLDGLGIAHSTKEHAPVFTVAESVALRDEIPGGHTKNLFVKDKKDNYFLMTVEEHASVDLKTVHTVIGAASRVSFGRPEKLMEYLGVIPGAVTAFGVINDSAGKVKIIVDADLMAFDTINCHPLRNDATTSIGSKDLLRFIEATGHEPLVLKVTA is encoded by the coding sequence ATGAGCGATGCGCAGCCGAAGACGGACAAGGATCTCTTCCAGTTTCTAGATGGACTCGGCATTGCCCACAGCACGAAGGAACATGCGCCGGTCTTCACCGTCGCCGAATCGGTGGCGCTGCGCGACGAGATCCCGGGCGGCCACACGAAGAACCTTTTCGTGAAGGACAAGAAGGACAACTACTTCCTGATGACCGTCGAGGAGCATGCCTCGGTCGACCTGAAGACGGTGCATACGGTGATCGGCGCCGCAAGCCGCGTCTCCTTCGGCAGGCCGGAGAAGCTGATGGAATATCTCGGCGTCATTCCGGGCGCCGTGACGGCCTTCGGCGTCATCAACGACAGCGCGGGCAAGGTGAAGATCATCGTCGACGCGGACCTGATGGCGTTCGACACGATCAACTGCCATCCGCTGCGCAACGACGCGACGACCTCGATCGGCTCGAAGGACCTGCTGCGCTTCATCGAGGCGACGGGACATGAGCCGCTTGTCTTGAAAGTCACGGCCTGA
- the tesB gene encoding acyl-CoA thioesterase II has product MSRQNAKNPAMDILLETLDLERLETRLFRGKSPQVGWQRVFGGQVIGQALVAATRTVEEEGRYVHSLHAYFVRPGDPSVPILYDVENIRDGGSFATRRVVAIQHGKPIYFMTVSFQDDEDGFDHQSPMPDVPPPEKLLGEAELKEQFMAAAPSHIRAYWERPRPIELRPVSLTHYLSTEKLEPHQNIWVRTTGPVPAERHLQAAVLAYLSDMTLLDTSLFAHGTSVLDRSLQVASLDHAMWFHRPPVLDDWLLYSQDSPSAFGGRGMTRGAIFTRSGTLIASVAQEGLIRKKATD; this is encoded by the coding sequence ATGTCGCGCCAGAATGCCAAGAACCCCGCCATGGACATCCTCCTGGAGACGCTCGACCTCGAACGGCTGGAGACGCGGCTGTTTCGCGGCAAGAGCCCGCAGGTCGGCTGGCAGCGGGTGTTCGGCGGGCAGGTGATCGGCCAGGCGCTGGTCGCGGCGACGCGCACGGTGGAGGAGGAGGGCCGCTACGTGCATTCGCTGCACGCCTATTTCGTGCGGCCGGGCGATCCGTCCGTGCCGATCCTCTACGACGTGGAGAACATCCGCGACGGCGGGTCCTTCGCCACGCGCCGGGTCGTCGCCATCCAGCACGGCAAGCCGATCTACTTCATGACCGTATCTTTCCAGGACGACGAGGACGGCTTCGACCACCAGTCGCCGATGCCGGACGTGCCGCCGCCGGAAAAGCTGCTCGGGGAGGCGGAGCTGAAGGAACAGTTCATGGCCGCCGCCCCGTCGCATATACGCGCCTATTGGGAGCGTCCGCGGCCGATCGAGCTGCGTCCCGTCTCGCTGACGCATTACCTTTCGACGGAGAAGCTGGAGCCGCACCAGAACATCTGGGTGCGCACCACCGGGCCGGTGCCGGCCGAGCGCCACCTGCAGGCGGCGGTGCTTGCCTATCTCTCGGACATGACGCTGCTCGACACCTCGCTCTTCGCGCACGGGACCTCCGTGCTCGACCGCTCGCTGCAAGTGGCGAGCCTTGATCATGCCATGTGGTTCCATCGCCCGCCCGTGCTCGACGACTGGTTGCTCTACAGCCAGGACAGCCCCTCCGCCTTCGGCGGGCGCGGCATGACGCGCGGCGCGATTTTCACCCGTTCGGGAACGCTCATTGCCTCCGTCGCCCAGGAAGGGCTGATTCGGAAAAAGGCAACTGACTAA
- a CDS encoding LON peptidase substrate-binding domain-containing protein, protein MHVGNARYLKREDLPEAIPVFPLTGALLLPSGQLPLNIFEPRYLSLIDDALTTHRLVGMVQPVFGNERAEEPATDTPALCQVGCIGRITSFAETGDGRYIVSLTGVCRYRLLEEVRSGKSYRNFRIAPFIADLTASDDERSVDREALLAAFKAYLDANKLEADWESVERASNTTLVNSMAMMSPYGPAEKQALLEAPDLKTRAETLIAITEIVLARSYGDVDTMLQ, encoded by the coding sequence ATGCATGTGGGAAATGCACGTTATCTGAAGCGGGAAGACCTGCCGGAGGCGATCCCCGTGTTTCCGCTGACGGGCGCCCTGCTCCTGCCCAGCGGGCAGCTGCCGCTGAACATCTTCGAGCCGCGTTATCTTTCCCTCATCGACGATGCGCTCACCACGCACCGGCTGGTCGGCATGGTGCAGCCGGTGTTCGGCAACGAGCGGGCGGAGGAGCCGGCGACGGACACGCCCGCGCTCTGCCAGGTCGGCTGCATCGGCCGCATCACCTCCTTCGCCGAGACCGGAGACGGACGCTACATCGTCTCGCTGACCGGCGTGTGCCGCTACCGGCTGCTGGAAGAAGTGAGAAGCGGGAAATCCTACCGCAACTTCCGCATCGCTCCCTTCATCGCGGACCTCACGGCAAGCGACGACGAGCGGAGCGTCGACCGCGAGGCGCTGCTCGCCGCCTTCAAGGCCTATCTCGACGCCAACAAGCTGGAGGCGGACTGGGAGAGCGTGGAGCGCGCCAGCAACACGACGCTGGTCAACTCCATGGCCATGATGTCGCCCTACGGGCCGGCGGAAAAGCAGGCGCTGCTGGAGGCGCCCGATCTCAAGACCCGCGCCGAAACGCTGATCGCCATCACCGAGATCGTGCTGGCGCGAAGCTATGGCGACGTCGACACGATGCTGCAGTAG
- a CDS encoding DNA translocase FtsK → MSRSISAGLENRHDRFVLSAFVWRQLQILAGLCIFVSLALAVAALSTWNVSDPSLSYASGGEPKNILGYTGAVFADLFMQFLGLASVIALLPVVAWGIAMISGRRFNRVPQRAAAWLGGAILASAALACIPGPVTWPLPTGLGGVFGDMILRFPALFTGAYPTGMFATVVGCILAVPAAWLMVFAAGLIGTVAIDDEEDYAPVPAASRARAAAEEDDEDEEREGPLTVLAGAMTHAWYTGQARVRRIFGLTGQRRRARGIEQPYDFNEDEFGTLNEPVRARAATRSAERVEPSMEGRRAVSVPPIALDDDDVPFDMDGEPMARPSGILPDDDADDIAADWAPRRAPARQPLPAAGARVVPPAARPKPGQRVEREAQTSFVGPDGFQLPPIHLLAEPKGKVRDTTLSADALEQNARMLEGVLEDFGVKGEIIHVRPGPVVTLYELEPAPGIKSSRVIGLADDIARSMSAIAARVAVVPGRNAIGIELPNQSRETVYLRELIASRDFETSKARLAMALGKTIGGEPVISDIAKMPHLLVAGTTGSGKSVAINTMILSLLYRLKPEQCRLIMIDPKMLELSVYDGIPHLLSPVVTDPKKAVVALKWTVREMEERYKKMSKIGVRNIDGFNSRVEQALAKGETIARTVQTGFDRQTGEAIYETEEFDLQPMPYIVVIIDEMADLMMVAGKDIEGAVQRLAQMARAAGIHVIMATQRPSVDVITGTIKANFPTRISFQVTSKIDSRTILGEQGAEQLLGMGDMLYMAGGGRIQRVHGPFVSDGEVEAVVAHLKTQGSPQYLEAITEDDDEDGEGGGGPAGTANLDDSDDPYDQAVAVVLRDGKASTSYIQRRLGIGYNRAASLIERMEKEGLIGPANHAGKREILVPTEDEISGR, encoded by the coding sequence ATGAGCAGAAGCATTTCGGCAGGACTGGAAAACCGTCACGACCGCTTCGTTCTGTCGGCATTCGTCTGGCGGCAGCTGCAGATCCTCGCCGGGCTCTGCATCTTCGTCAGCCTTGCGCTCGCCGTGGCGGCGCTCTCCACCTGGAATGTCTCCGACCCCAGCCTCTCCTACGCTTCCGGCGGCGAGCCGAAGAACATCCTCGGCTATACCGGCGCCGTCTTCGCCGACCTCTTCATGCAGTTCCTCGGCCTTGCCAGCGTGATCGCGCTGCTGCCGGTGGTCGCCTGGGGCATCGCGATGATCAGCGGCCGGCGGTTCAACCGCGTACCGCAGCGCGCGGCCGCCTGGCTCGGCGGCGCGATCCTCGCCTCCGCCGCGCTCGCCTGCATTCCCGGCCCCGTCACCTGGCCGCTGCCGACGGGGCTCGGCGGCGTCTTCGGCGACATGATCCTGCGCTTTCCGGCGCTCTTCACCGGCGCCTACCCGACCGGCATGTTCGCCACCGTCGTCGGCTGCATCCTTGCCGTGCCGGCCGCCTGGCTGATGGTCTTCGCCGCCGGCCTGATCGGCACCGTGGCGATCGACGACGAGGAGGACTATGCGCCGGTGCCGGCGGCAAGCCGCGCCCGCGCGGCCGCCGAGGAGGACGACGAGGACGAGGAGCGCGAAGGCCCGCTCACCGTGCTTGCCGGCGCCATGACCCATGCGTGGTATACCGGCCAGGCACGCGTGCGCCGCATCTTCGGCCTCACCGGCCAGCGCCGCAGGGCGCGCGGCATCGAGCAGCCCTACGACTTCAACGAGGACGAGTTCGGCACGCTGAACGAGCCGGTGCGCGCCCGCGCCGCCACGCGCTCGGCCGAGCGCGTCGAGCCGTCGATGGAGGGCCGCCGCGCGGTCTCCGTGCCGCCGATCGCGCTCGACGACGACGACGTTCCCTTCGACATGGACGGCGAGCCGATGGCCCGTCCGAGCGGCATCCTGCCGGATGACGACGCGGACGACATCGCCGCGGACTGGGCGCCGCGCCGCGCCCCGGCTCGCCAGCCGCTGCCTGCCGCCGGAGCCCGCGTCGTGCCCCCGGCCGCACGGCCGAAGCCCGGCCAGCGCGTCGAGCGGGAGGCGCAGACCTCCTTCGTCGGGCCGGACGGTTTCCAGTTGCCGCCCATCCATCTTCTCGCCGAGCCGAAGGGCAAGGTACGGGACACGACGCTGTCGGCCGACGCGCTCGAGCAGAATGCCCGCATGCTGGAAGGCGTGCTGGAGGACTTCGGCGTCAAGGGCGAGATCATCCATGTGCGCCCCGGCCCGGTCGTCACGCTCTACGAGCTGGAGCCGGCGCCCGGCATCAAGTCGTCCCGCGTCATCGGCCTTGCCGATGACATCGCCCGCTCGATGAGCGCCATCGCCGCCCGCGTCGCCGTCGTGCCCGGCCGCAACGCCATCGGCATCGAGCTGCCCAACCAGAGCCGCGAGACCGTCTATCTGCGCGAGCTCATCGCCAGCCGCGACTTCGAGACCTCGAAGGCCCGCCTCGCCATGGCGCTCGGCAAGACGATCGGCGGCGAGCCGGTGATTTCCGACATCGCCAAGATGCCGCACCTGCTCGTCGCCGGCACCACTGGCTCGGGCAAGTCCGTCGCCATCAACACCATGATCCTGTCGCTGCTCTACCGCCTGAAGCCGGAGCAGTGCCGCCTGATCATGATCGACCCGAAGATGCTGGAACTCTCCGTCTATGACGGCATCCCGCACCTCCTCTCCCCCGTCGTCACCGATCCGAAGAAGGCCGTCGTCGCCCTCAAATGGACGGTGCGCGAGATGGAGGAGCGCTACAAGAAGATGTCGAAGATCGGCGTGCGCAATATCGACGGCTTCAACAGCCGCGTCGAGCAGGCGCTCGCCAAGGGCGAGACCATCGCCCGCACCGTGCAGACCGGCTTCGACCGCCAGACGGGCGAGGCGATCTATGAGACGGAAGAATTCGACCTGCAGCCGATGCCCTATATCGTCGTGATCATCGACGAGATGGCCGACCTGATGATGGTCGCCGGCAAGGACATCGAGGGCGCCGTGCAGCGGCTTGCGCAGATGGCGCGCGCGGCGGGCATCCACGTCATCATGGCGACGCAGCGCCCTTCGGTCGACGTCATCACCGGCACGATCAAGGCCAACTTCCCGACGCGCATCTCCTTCCAGGTCACGTCGAAGATCGACAGCCGCACGATCCTTGGCGAGCAGGGCGCCGAACAGCTTCTCGGCATGGGCGACATGCTCTACATGGCCGGCGGCGGGCGCATCCAGCGCGTGCACGGGCCGTTCGTCTCGGACGGCGAGGTCGAGGCCGTGGTCGCGCACCTCAAGACGCAAGGCTCGCCGCAATATCTCGAGGCGATCACCGAGGACGACGACGAGGACGGCGAGGGCGGCGGCGGCCCGGCCGGCACGGCCAATCTCGACGATTCCGACGATCCCTACGACCAGGCGGTGGCCGTGGTGCTGCGTGACGGCAAGGCATCCACCTCCTACATCCAGCGCCGCCTCGGCATCGGCTACAACCGCGCCGCCTCGCTGATCGAACGCATGGAAAAGGAAGGCCTGATCGGCCCCGCCAACCACGCCGGAAAGCGCGAGATCCT